A single Populus alba chromosome 7, ASM523922v2, whole genome shotgun sequence DNA region contains:
- the LOC118032082 gene encoding rust resistance kinase Lr10, translating into MMKGSSKKAICLFYFMFIAELGASLNCAGSCGNRGLHIRFPFWIKDRQPEQCGYPGFDLSCNDKGDIVLELQDAVKLYIDKIDYKNQVIYASDPQGCLLSQHSNFYSSGFHIQFKMSKVNFTIFNCSLNNAISRPRIACLSTLHYDVLAVDSEQSIDDNELLSCTKMYDLPVQRDIRLSWSNPKCGYCEETGKLCRLRINSSSELETECYGLPRQKKGARKRNLTIGVTTGSILFGVSVIAVYQIYSFRKSEEEYQGKVERFLDDYRAMNPTRYSHADLKKMTNQFRDELGQGAYGTVFKGKLTSEIPVAVKVLSNSSEKGEEFVNEMGTMARIHHVNVVRLIGFCADGFRRALVYEYLPNDSLQKFISSANAKNVFLGWERLHHIALGVAKGIEYLHQGCDQTILHFDIKPHNILLDNDFNPKIADFGLAKLCSKYKSVISMTRVRGTVGYIAPEVFSRNFGNVSYKSDVYSFGMLVLEMVGGRKNVDDTAENGHQVYFPEWIYNLLEEGEDLRFQIEEEGDAKIAKKLAIVGLWCIQWNPVDRPSMKTVVQMLEGEGDRLSTPPNPLSSTAPKRTNTGMLRRHLHQELAAISETE; encoded by the exons ATGATGAAAGGTTCATCAAAAAAGGCTATATGCCTGTTCTATTTCATGTTCATTGCAGAACTTGGAGCAAGCCTTAATTGCGCAGGATCTTGTGGGAACCGTGGCCTTCACATCCGATTTCCATTCTGGATAAAGGATAGGCAGCCAGAACAGTGTGGCTATCCTGGTTTTGATCTGTCTTGCAATGATAAGGGCGATATAGTGCTCGAGCTGCAAGATGCAGTGAAGCTCTACATAGATAAGATTGACTacaaaaatcaagttatttatGCAAGTGATCCCCAAGGTTGCCTTCTAAGCCAACACTCAAACTTCTATTCGTCCGGGTTTCACATACAGTTTAAGATGTCCAAGGTCAATTTTACCATCTTCAATTGCTCTTTAAATAACGCAATATCTCGGCCTAGGATCGCTTGTCTCAGCACTCTCCACTATGACGTTCTTGCCGTTGATTCAGAGCAATCTATTGATGACAATGAGCTATTATCTTGTACCAAGATGTACGACCTACCTGTTCAACGTGATATCCGCCTGTCTTGGTCCAATCCCAAATGCGGATATTGTGAAGAAACTGGAAAACTATGTAGATTGAGGATAAATAGCAGCTCTGAGCTTGAAACTGAATGCTATGGCTTGCCCAGACAAAAAAAAG GTGCACGGAAAAGGAATCTGACTATAG GTGTAACCACAGGATCCATCCTTTTCGGGGTTTCGGTGATTGCAGTCTACCAAATCTATAGCTTCAGAAAATCAGAAGAAGAATATCAGGGCAAGGTTGAAAGGTTTCTGGATGATTACAGAGCTATGAACCCCACAAGATACTCCCATGCTGATCTCAAAAAGATGACAAATCAATTCAGGGATGAATTGGGGCAAGGAGCTTATGGAACTGTGTTCAAAGGAAAGCTAACCAGTGAGATTCCGGTGGCTGTTAAGGTTCTAAGCAATTCATCAGAAAAAGGAGAGGAATTCGTCAACGAGATGGGAACAATGGCTAGGATTCACCATGTCAATGTAGTCCGCTTGATTGGCTTCTGTGCTGATGGATTCAGACGAGCTCTCGTTTACGAGTACTTGCCAAACGATTCGCTGCAGAAGTTCATATCTTCAGCAAACGCCAAGAATGTTTTCCTTGGCTGGGAAAGGCTGCATCATATTGCCCTCGGAGTAGCCAAAGGGATTGAATATCTTCACCAGGGTTGTGACCAAACAATCCTCCACTTTGATATCAAACCGCATAATATCCTGCTGGACAATGACTTCAATCCCAAGATTGCAGATTTCGGTCTGGCTAAGTTGTGTTCCAAGTATAAAAGTGTTATTTCCATGACAAGAGTTAGGGGAACCGTCGGCTACATAGCACCTGAAGTGTTCTCAAGAAACTTTGGGAATGTCTCCTACAAGTCAGACGTGTACAGTTTCGGAATGTTGGTGTTGGAAATGGTTGGTGGAAGGAAAAATGTTGATGATACAGCAGAAAATGGTCATCAAGTATACTTCCCAGAATGGATTTATAATCTCttagaagaaggagaagaccTGCGGTTCCAAATCGAGGAAGAAGGGGATGCTAAAATTGCGAAGAAGCTAGCCATTGTGGGACTGTGGTGCATCCAGTGGAACCCAGTGGACCGTCCTTCCATGAAAACTGTTGTCCAGATGCTGGAAGGTGAAGGAGACAGGTTAAGTACACCTCCTAATCCTCTTAGCTCCACAGCTCCGAAGAGAACGAATACAGGTATGCTAAGGAGGCATCTTCATCAAGAGCTGGCAGCCATCTCAGAAACAGAGTAA